The DNA sequence ctggctgctccatgctgactggcggccctggctgctccatgctgactggcggccctggctgctccatgctgactggcggccctggctgctccatgctgactgacggccttggctgctccatgctaactggcagctctggcggctccttgcagactggcagctctggcggctccttgcagactggcagctttggcggcatcctgcagacaggcaactctggcggctccttgcagactggcagctccttgcagactggcagctccttgcagactggcagctccttgcagactggcagctccttgcaaactggcagctccttgcaaactggcagctccttgcaaactggcagttctgaacaggcgggagactccggcagcgctgtagagaaggaaggctctaacagcgctaaacaggcgggagactccgacagcgctggagaggaggagggctccgacagcgctggacaggcgaggcgcactgtaggcctgatgcgtggtgctggcactggtggtactgggccgaggacacgcacaggaagcctggtgcggggagctgctaccggagggctggggtgtggaggtggtactggaaaaaccggaccgtgcaggcgcactggagctcttgagcaccgagcctgcccaaccttacctggttgaatgctaacggtcgccctgccagtgcggcgaggtggaatagcccgcactgggctatgcaggcgaaccggagacaccgagcgcaaggctggtgccatgtaagccggcccaaggagacgcactggggaccagctgcgtagagccggcttcatggcattaggctcgacgctcaatctagcccggccgacacgcggagctggaatataccgcaccgggctatgcacccgcactggagacaccgtgcgcaccactgcataacacggtgcctgtccggtctctctagccccccggtaagcacagggagtctgcccaggtctcctacctggcgtagccatactccctgttagcccccccccaataaatttttggggctgcctctcgggcttccttgccagccgtgttccctcatatcgccggctcctctctccggctgcctctgctctcctaagtgcctccacctgttcccatgggaggcgatctcttccagccagtatctcctcccaagtgtaacagcccttgccatccaaaacgtcctcccatgtccattcctctttacgctgctgctgctgcctgttgacacgctgcttggtccgttggtggtgggtgattctgtaacggttttcttgatgagaaggagagtcggaccaaaatgcggcgtgtctattgcaatccatgtttaatgaagtaacacactaaacacaaacactaccaaaacaataaacttaacgaaaaccgaaacagcctatacttgtgtaacctaacacagaataATGACATAAGGAcacaaaggacaatcacccacgacaaactcaaagaatatggctgcctaaatatggttcccaatcagagacaacgataaacacctgcctctgattgagaaccacttcagacagccatagacttagctagaacaccccactagctacaatccccatacatacacaccacatacaaaaacccatgccacaccctggcctgaccaaataaataaagataaacacaaaatactttgaccagggtgtgacaggatACAGATACTTtcgtatctgtttcctccagcatcttcacaaggtcctttgttgttgttttgggattgatttgctatTTTCGCACCAAACTATGttaatttctaggagacagaacgcgtcttattcctgagcggtatgacgcctgagtggtcccatggtgtttatacttacatactattgtttgtacagatgaacgtggtaccttcaggcgtttggaaattgctcctaaggatgaaccagacttgtggaggtctacaattatttttcttaggtcttggctgatttcattagcttttcccatgatgtcaagcaaagaggcattgagtttgaaggtaggccttgaaatacatccacaggtacacctccaattgaatcaaatgatgttaatcagcctatcagaagcttctaaagccatgaaataattttctggaattttccaagcaatttaaaggcacagtcaacttagtgtatgacaacttctgacccattggaattgtgatacagtgagttataagtgaaataatctgtttgtaaacaattgttggaaaaattacttgtgtcatgcacaaagtagatgtcctaaaatACTTGCCAAAACTCTAatatgttaacaagaaatgtgtggagttagttagttttaatgactccaacttaagtatATGttaatttccgacttcaactgtatctgaaaatgtttattatattattataatacataatATGATGAATTACAATAGGAATTGGACACATGCATTTCAATGTTATATCAATTCATATATGAATATAGCTATTCTCCAACAACATGGAAGTGGTTCCACTCTGTAGGCTACTGCTAATCACATCATTTAGCAGGTCAAATTGGATTTTAACATTCTAGATTTGAACATTCTCTCCTAACATTGGAATATCTAAAGTGAACCTGTGTCCTGTTACCAGTTACAATGTTACCAATGATTACCTGCTAATTTGTTGTTCATCTCTGTCAGAGTAGTCCTCCCTGACTGTATGATAAACCATATAACTGATCATTACAATGTTTGTTCCCCTCAATCATTTCTTAATAATGTATATCATTGGATGTCTTCTCCATAAGGTGTTTCTTGGTGTTCTTCTCTGGCCTGAACAGAATAATAAAGCATTTAGGAACAAATAATAGAAAGAACAACCCAAAGCTAGAGGTGATGATGGCAAAGATCTCCACAGCTACAGTGAACTTCCCAGGAGAGCTGACATAAGCTGGGATAAAGGTAATCCAGACTGCACAGAATATGAGCATGCTGAAGGTGATGAATTTGGCCTCATTGAAGTTATCAGGTAGCTTCCGAGCCAGAAAAGCCAGCACAAAGCACAAGAGAGACAGGAGTCCTATATAGCCCAACACAGCCCAGAAACCAATAGCTGAACCCACATCACACTCTAGAATGATCTTTTCCTTGTAGGTAGTGAGGTTTTTAATGGGGAAGGGAGGGGACAGAACCAACCACAGAGTGCATATCAAAGCCTGGACAAACGTGAATGACACTACAgtcaatctctgctgtggaggacCAAACCATTTCATGACATTACTGCCTGGAAGTGTAGCCCTGAAGGCCATCAACACCACTATTGTTTTCCCCAGAACACAAGAGATGCAAAGAACGAAGGTGATCCCAAACGCTGTGTGACGCAGCATACAGGACCACTCAGAGGGCCGGCCAATGAAAGTAAGAGAACACAGAAAACACAGAGTCAAGGAGAAGAGCAGCAGGAAGCTCAGCTCAGAGTTGTTGGCCCTGACGATGGCCGAAGTTCGATGGTGGTAGAAGACTGTTGCCGTGGCGATTGCAAGACTAGCCCCGCCTACAGAGCAGGCGGTCAGGATGATTCCAAGGACCTCGTGGAAGGACAGGAACTCCACAGGCTTAAGGATACATAGGTCTCTCTCAGCGTTGGGCCAGTACTCCTCAGGACAGATCAGACAGTCTGAAGAATCTGACCAGGAcaaaacaacagacatcaaatgTTAATAATAATAGACTCAGGTctaattttttttacaaatacatGTCCCACAATGCTGCACTTTGTCAGTTTACAATAAAGAATGTTGAATTACTGTGCAGCTTACATGAGATAATAAGAACAGGAACATGATTGACAGACACTACCTTTGTAGTGCTGGTAATATGAATAAGCCACTACTTAGTAAACTGTGATAGAAATTACTACAAAACTGTTCCTATAGTCCTACCTGTGTTATTACTGATCTCTCCCTCTGCACATTGGATACAGTCATAACAGCATACAGGCTTTCCTTTCTGTACAGCCTTACGAGTGCCTGGGGGACAGCTCTCACTGCACACTGACACAGGTACTTGTGTACTGTTCTTTACCCAGGTGATTTCCCTGTCGATGTCAAGCCTCTGGTCAGGAGGCAGGGACGCATCATAGCGCCCCACTGTCACAAACTCAATCTTCCCACTCTCCCGTCTCTGCCAGTTGACTAGCTCATAGGTGGCCACTGGGTCCCCGTTGGCATCGAAAGACACCTGGTACCCGTTACGAGAGAAGTTCACCCTCCTCAATCTCTCCAGGACCTAGGGTTTGGAAGGGCATGGGAGAGAGGGGacgggagagatggagaggtatgaAGAGAGATGgtcagaagggaagagagagatggagtgagggagagagagaaacagaacatTCATTCACCTCATATATTTATCAAATGCAGTACTTCAGAACAAGTTGTAAAGTATAATGAGAACTCCTAGGCCTTCATACACATAGTCTAAATAAACATATCAATCAGAACATTATACTATCGTCTTGTCATTCACCTGTGTTGGCTTCACATTGAGGTTTTTGTCACAGTTCATAGTGGAGTTTTCTCTCTCTTCACAAACGATGCTGTGGATGGCGTGTGCTATGGCATAAACAGCTTTATACACCATGTTAGTGACACGCAGCTGGGATGTATCTGTGTAGGGGGTCTGTAGCTGCTGTATATCCTCACTGCCATCACACACCTTCTCTTCAACCTCAACACCTGTAGAGgtccctacagacagacagagagagataccaacagaacaacagacagacggacggacggacagatagatagatagatagatagacagatagatatataCCTGTCCCCAGCCTACAGCCAAAGGCTTCCTCCCAGAACTCAGTGAGCAGGGGAGAGCTGGACACCTTCTGTGGGGAGAGGTCCAGTAGGAAGTCCCTGAGGCCGGGGATGACAGAGCGTTGGATGCCAAATCCGATGGCCCCGGCACACAGACCGAAGCGCAGCATATATGGGTCAGTAACCCAGGACTCAGTCCCGATCCACTGGCGGGGTGGAGAGGGCAGGCGTTCCATCTCCTTCAGCAGGATCTTCATTTCCCCAATGGCTGTGAATGCAACCACCACCCGGGCTGTGGAGCTGGGAACATGATTATATCATATGCTTAATATGCTGGTCATGTTTGTCATTCACTGGAATGTCTCAGTGAAGTGAACATGAACATTAGTTTTAATCAACACTTTTGACATGCTTAAGATATCTAAATCATGTTGGTTTCACAGATCAGCTTCGGGAAAAGAGAGAAATGAATAACaatagtatttaaaaaaaaatatggtcTTGCATTTGTGTGAATGAAAAGTTCACCAGTAATCACGGATCACCTGCGGATCACGTCGGCCACCCGTTGCACTCTGCTGAGTGGGTTGGTACGGGAGAAGGCTTCAGAATACTCCACACAGATACCTTCCTCTTGTGCTGCCTGTAGGAAAGCAGCCATCCCGTTATTACCGTAGTCAGAGTCGGAACGGACCGCCCCAATCCAGGTCCAGCCGAAGTGCCTGATGAGGTGGGCCAGAGCGGCAGCCTGGAACTGATCACTGGGGATGGTTCTGAAGAAGGTTGGATACTGTTTCTTATCACTCAGACAGGCACAGGTGGAAAAGTGACTCACCTTGGTAAAAACAGACAGTCGAAAACATGAGAAAGAACATCATGTGGGCCAAACGAGTCTCAGTTATTGGCTACTTTCTGCTTTTTTCTTTAGATGTGTGGTATGAGGTTAGGGAGACATTAATGATAATAAGCCAATGTATTGTTTTTCATTGGGCCAGATTGAAAAGGATACATATTTCTGCCCGTTTCTATCTTGGTCGTTCTATTCATATTGACAATAGTAAAATAAGACATACTGGTGCTGTGAAAAACATGAGTAAAAGGTGTGAAACTAATCCCTGGTCTCCCAtaacaacctagcctatgaaagATAGTCCTCAGATCATGTTCTAATGCCGCAAGATGTTCTCCAGACTCATTGTCCTCAGTCTACGTTCACATGCATTTCTCTACATAATTTCACACAGAAATGTATATTCCTGAAAGAGAGGAGAATACAGTTGGAATACGGTAAATTAATAAAAGTAGAACTCATTCCTGAAAGAGAGGAGAATATAAAGTAGGAATACAACAAGTTTAAAATAAATTATCTCTGTCGCCAGGAGTTTACCTGAGGAATGCCGAAAGGGCCGATGATGCGCAACATGCTGATGGTTGGCGTGGAGCCAGACTCGCCCACGATAGCTGTCACCGTAGGCGACCCCGAGCACTGTTCTCCGGTATAAAACATTGGGTCCAGG is a window from the Oncorhynchus mykiss isolate Arlee chromosome 24, USDA_OmykA_1.1, whole genome shotgun sequence genome containing:
- the LOC110503225 gene encoding extracellular calcium-sensing receptor-like, with amino-acid sequence MRLSPAPALDPSLAGSLVLLHLAVVAGGFALLSSASASGLESVRCRLQGTTRPPAFSQDGDLVIGGVFSIHNYMHTVDHSYTSLPEPLQCTGSLATRELRFSRAMVFAVDEINNSSDLLPGVTLGYQVHDSCTSIPMAMNVAFQLANGLDPMFYTGEQCSGSPTVTAIVGESGSTPTISMLRIIGPFGIPQVSHFSTCACLSDKKQYPTFFRTIPSDQFQAAALAHLIRHFGWTWIGAVRSDSDYGNNGMAAFLQAAQEEGICVEYSEAFSRTNPLSRVQRVADVIRSSTARVVVAFTAIGEMKILLKEMERLPSPPRQWIGTESWVTDPYMLRFGLCAGAIGFGIQRSVIPGLRDFLLDLSPQKVSSSPLLTEFWEEAFGCVEVEEKVCDGSEDIQQLQTPYTDTSQLRVTNMVYKAVYAIAHAIHSIVCEERENSTMNCDKNLNVKPTQVLERLRRVNFSRNGYQVSFDANGDPVATYELVNWQRRESGKIEFVTVGRYDASLPPDQRLDIDREITWVKNSTQVPVSVCSESCPPGTRKAVQKGKPVCCYDCIQCAEGEISNNTDSSDCLICPEEYWPNAERDLCILKPVEFLSFHEVLGIILTACSVGGASLAIATATVFYHHRTSAIVRANNSELSFLLLFSLTLCFLCSLTFIGRPSEWSCMLRHTAFGITFVLCISCVLGKTIVVLMAFRATLPGSNVMKWFGPPQQRLTVVSFTFVQALICTLWLVLSPPFPIKNLTTYKEKIILECDVGSAIGFWAVLGYIGLLSLLCFVLAFLARKLPDNFNEAKFITFSMLIFCAVWITFIPAYVSSPGKFTVAVEIFAIITSSFGLFFLLFVPKCFIILFRPEKNTKKHLMEKTSNDIHY